A region of Lepus europaeus isolate LE1 chromosome 2, mLepTim1.pri, whole genome shotgun sequence DNA encodes the following proteins:
- the PRMT2 gene encoding LOW QUALITY PROTEIN: protein arginine N-methyltransferase 2 (The sequence of the model RefSeq protein was modified relative to this genomic sequence to represent the inferred CDS: inserted 1 base in 1 codon), which produces MATSGDCPGSEPQEEEPVQPSEAELLQEGVQPEEFVAIADYTATDENQLSFLRGEKILILRQTTAEWWWGERAGCCGYIPANHVGRPMEEYDPEDTWQDEEYFGSYGTLKLHLEMLADQPRTTKYHSVILQNKEALEGKVILDVGCGTGIISLFCANYARPKAVYAVEASEMAQHTGQLVLQNGFADTITVFQQKVEEVVLPEKVDVLVSEWMGTCLLFEFMIESILFARDTWLKEDGVMWPSSAALHLVPCSADKDYHSKVLFWDNAYEFNLSALKSLAIKEFFSKPKYNHILKPEDCLSEPCTILQLDMRTVQISDLETMRGELHFDIQRAGTLHGFTAWFSVHFQSLQDGQPPQVLSTGPLHPTTHWKQTLFMMDDPVPVHTGDVVTGSVXVAEKPSVEKAHVSLSELGGHLWTRPHISKSWRESVSNLEMTAVFFWEAGCVS; this is translated from the exons ATGGCCACGTCAGGTGACTGCCCCGGGAGTGAGCCTCAG GAAGAGGAACCTGTGCAGCCCAGCGAGGCGGAGCTCCTCCAGGAGGGAGTACAGCCAGAGGAATTTGTGGCCATCGCTGACTACACCGCCACTGATGAGAACCAG CTCAGCTTTTTGAGAGGAGAGAAGATTCTCATCCTGAGACAAACGACTGCAGAGTGGTGGTGGGGCGAGCGAGCAGGCTGTTGCGGGTACATTCCCGCCAATCATGTGGGCCGGCCCATGGAGGAGTACGACCCCGAGGACACGTGGCAGGATGAGGAGTACTTTGGCAGCTACGGGACCCTG aaACTTCACCTGGAGATGTTGGCAGACCAGCCTCGGACGACCAAATACCACAGCGTCATCCTGCAGAATAAGGAGGCCTTGGAGGGCAAAGTCATCCTGGATGTCGGCTGTGGCACTGGGATCATCAGCCTCTTCTGTGCCAACTACGCACGGCCCAAGGCA GTGTACGCAGTGGAGGCCAGCGAGATGGCGCAGCACACGGGCCAGCTGGTCCTGCAGAATGGCTTCGCAGACACCATCACCGTGTTCCAGCAGAAGGTGGAGGAGGTGGTGCTGCCCGAGAAGGTGGACGTGCTTGTGTCCGAGTGGATGGGGACCTGCCTGCTG TTTGAGTTCATGATCGAGTCCATCCTGTTTGCCCGAGACACCTGGCTGAAGGAGGATGGGGTCATGTGGCCAAGCTCGGCCGCACTGCACCTGGTACCCTGCAGCGCCGACAAGGACTATCACAGCAAGGTGCTCTTCTGGGACAATGCCTACGAGTTCAACCTCAGTGCTCTCAA ATCTTTAGCAATTAAGGAGTTTTTTTCGAAGCCCAAGTATAATCACATTTTGAAACCGGAAGACTGTCTGTCTGAACCATGCACCATATTACAGCTGGACATGAGAACTGTGCAGATCTCCGATCTAGAG ACCATGCGGGGCGAGCTGCACTTCGACATCCAGAGGGCGGGCACCCTGCACGGCTTCACCGCCTGGTTCAGCGTGCACTTCCAGAGCCTGCAGGATGGCCAGCCGCCACAGGTGCTCAGCACTGGACCGCTGCACCC CACAACACACTGGAAGCAGACGCTGTTCATGATGGATGACCCAGTCCCTGTCCACACAGGAGATGTGGTCACAGGCTCAG GTGTTGCAGAGAAACCCAGTGTGGAGAAGGCACATGTCAGTCTCTCTGAGCTGGGTGGTCACCTCTGGACAAGACCCCACATCTCAAAAA GTTGGAGAGAAAGTGTTTCCAATCTGGAGATGACAGCAGTGTTCTTCTGGGAAGCAGGGTGCGTGTCTTGA